The genomic stretch CTCCAATAATGCTCTTTGATCCCAAAGAGCCACCGCTGCTGTACCCTCCTCCCATGCCATAACCAGAGGAGCCTCCACCACAGCAGGATCCCCCTCCTCCACTGCCGGAGCTCACAATGACCTGGGCAGAGCCCCCACTGCTGCCTCCACAGCAAGAGGAGCCCTGTGCCTGGtagctggaggagctgccccCGTGGCAGCACGAGCCCCCACTGTGGCACCCGCCGGACTGGGAGGACGTCTCATGGCAGCCTCCGGAGCTCTGTCGGGAGCACATCTTTGAGCAGCGACCCTGCAAAGAACAGAGGTGTTATTCAGGAACCCCTCAGAGATGCTGCTGAGGTGTCATGGCAAACCCAAATTCTTGCATTATCCCATCTGCCTCATCTTCTCCAGTCCTATTTCAATGTCAGCTTCATAAATCCCCTCTCCTTTGAGAGACAGCAGAGAAGACCTGCACTGATAACCTCCTATGGTCTGTCCCTCTGATCACACCATGTACAGAAAAATGCCGCACGCAGGAACATGGAGAACATCCCCAGAGATTTGCGTGCTTTCTCAGACAAGCTCAGAGCCGGCATTCTGTGAAAAGCTTAGTCCGACTGGAAATCCTTCTGGATTTACAAGCTGCTAAAACCTGCGGTTATCAAAAACCTGGCCGTGGCTGAGTATCCTGAGGGTGCCAGGTACAGCCCCTTCTGTAAGGGAGGCAGTCCTGCAGGCACACCACAAAGGTTTTGTAGAACTGAAGTCGAGCTGGCACGGTTCCCCATTTCAAAGCATGCCCCAAGACCGCAGGTAGAGCGACCTCTCTGAGAAAGGATTGGGAAAGTTCCCTTGTCAAAGGCTTACCTTCCGTGCAGCTGGAAATGCGTGCAAGGCTTGGAGGTAGGCGAATGAGGAGCTGTCGGATACGTTAGCTTTTATATCGAACCAACGGGGCTCTTAAGGGAAGTGAGACACCCTAAGGAATGCTGATAGATTTATTTACCGAGCCTGGCTTCACCTGCCTCCCTTGACTCACTTGCTGCAGATAGGTGATACAGAGGTGATCAATGATGTACCAATTATGTTTTGAACCATAGTTGCTATTTTTAGTTAATGATTAACTTCCGGGAGCCTCGCTCTGATATGTTGAGGGTCAATATCTCCTGGGGGTCTGACCCCCAGGACAAAGAGGGGGCTCCCTACTCCTTTCCCCTTGTCTGCAGCCTCTTGGGTGCTCATCAGAGAGTGGAGGCAGAGCAGATGCTAAGGGATGgaggctgcagcaaggcagggcTAGGTGGAAGGACGAGGGCAAAGGATGTGCTGGAGCAGAGTCCTGAGGGGCCTGGGGGAGGTCTGTGCTCAGCTCCAGCTTCCCAGGTGCCCTGATCACTGGGCTGAGTGATCAGGGCCGGTAAAgtcttgaaatatttccttctgcaaaagCTCATTTGAAGGTCATCAAGATCCTACCCTTGGAAATGCACAGCACACTGAGTGTTTCCTCTGTCTCCGGTGATCTTCTGGAGGTGCTGCTTTGCTGGACAGCCCCCCTGCAGCTGAGGTTAGGGGGGCATCTGTATGTTTTGCTGTGAAATGTGCCTTTCTGGAGAAGAACACTTTGTCAGCATGTAAACTGCAGCACGGGCTGCCATGCTTTGCAGCACCTTCATCCTTCCACTGCGTCACGCATGCTTGGAGGCTGACGGTAGCATCCACCCTGACAGAGACGGAGTAGAGGAAGGTATAATTGGGTGGTTTTAGCTGAGAGGATGCATGACGGTGGCAACAGGTTGCCCAGCCCTTTCATGATGAACATAGTTTTGGGCACACATGCAGCTCTGGTGGCATGGGGACAGGACCATCAGCCTTGTCTCCAGGCAAGGGGGTGCAGGGGTTTTcttgcattttgctttggaCTCCCTCCAGTAGCTTAAGCCCTGCTCCAGTCACCGAAGGGAAAGCTAAGGTCTCACAACAACTTTGGCTCTCAGCCGTGAAGTGTGGGTGTCACGCTATGGAGCATCACAACACCTTGATCCCTGGATTTAACCTGTAGGGACTTGCACAGAGGGGCATCCAGGATTTGTGGCTCATCAGGACCCGGGCTGTGAGGGAAAGCTGTGGAGGCCTTTGGCAGGGGTGGCAAGAAGTGCTCCTGCAAGCACCGTGCCACCTGTGTGCACGCAGACCTCGTGCAAAGGCTGGAAACATGGAGCCTGTGACACGTGCACATGTGTGCTGCTCAGCCCACGTGGAGGAACAGTGTGGCTGGAACCACTGCTGCAGGATGGGTGCCCATCAAACCCCTCTGGTTAAAGAGCTGTTATGATACATATGTTGGGTAAAGGCCAGGTGGGATGCAAAATGCTTCATGGGGAGACTGACCCAAATTTGGGCCACCCTGCTTTGCAGTgtctgggtctgtctgggatggagttaactttcccggcagcagcctgtacagtgctgtgctctgcacgtgtagctagaacagcactggtatcataccagtgttgtgtctgctgctgagcagttcTGGCACAACATCACGACTCCTTCCAATCCCTCAGAGCCAGCAGGttgggggtgggcaggaggggaggaaggaacatcaccagggcagccGACCTAAACCAACCAtagggatattccataccaggtggtgtcacactcagcaataaaaggtggaaagaggaagaagaggggaggagtgggctctcgttgtgaaaatgTCAGTCCTCCTGAACAGCGGCTATGTGCGTTCAGGGGCATGGCCAAGCATTGCTTGTtggtgggaagcagagagtaatttctttcctctgcacttacACATGgcctttgcttgtttatttatttattgatttatttatccctttccccttttccccctttctcttagttaaattatataattaattataattaattttcccttaataatacttttccctttaattaaattatccttatctcaacccatgaattctctccttttcttcttccactccTCTTCTGAGGTggggggggagtgagagagtggttgtggcagagttcagctgcccagcaaggtaaaacaACCACAGGCAGTGTCTGGGTTCTTTTCTGTGTGGTGGACTCATTGTGCTCAGGACAGGCAGGCAGGTTTTGTTATCCTTCAGTCATGGCACTGCAAACACCTCAAGGGACTGTGCCTTGGTGTGTGTTggtggagagagagaagaaccTCGGCCAGGTCCCGCCGTCCATTTCCCCAGCTGCTTTCTTCATGCATGGCAGTGCTGACCTGGATGACATTGGTCACAATGAAGATACCACTGGCATAAGGGGAGCTCTCCAAtttttctgcacacacacaatcTGATCAGTTTTAAACCTTCAAGCATTTGCATGACTGTTGATCACCTCTGGAAAATTACCCTTATATGCCTAACGTTGTTACCTGCCTACCAGCTGTGTGTGGGAGATGGACACAGAAACCTTTAGCATAAAATTTACTGAACACAAGACCGAATGACATCTATTCCGAAGATGTCTGACTTAGGCACAAATGCTGCTGTATGTTGCCTACCAACATGCGTGGTTTCCTTGTGATAAAACTCAAGAAATGGAGAAGATGAAACCCTGGCTGAGTATTTCCAaaggatgctgctgcctgcactgaaATCCCAGCAGCAAAACCCAGAGCTTGTGCTTGGCTTCCTCATCTGGGAAGGGGAAACAGAGATGGAGCTCTTCCCCAGGTTAAGTTACAGCCTTGGTGAGCACTATTAGCAAGACCGACACCAAACTCTCCTTAAGCAACAAGATCTCTCTCAAGCAAGACCTGTTAACATGCATCTGTTCTGGCACTGCAGGCAGATTTCTCAGCTGAATGTGTTTGATGCATTTTTTAACTATCTGAAAGCAAACGGGGAACTgtcaaagaataaaagcaacTTTGCAAAACcagttctttttaaatgcagtagttttttattattttatgttacaaTGAAGGGTGACAAAAGTCTTCTGGGAGTTCACAGCATAGTGATGGTACATGAGGGGAAGAGATGAGGACACGCTGGAAGGAAATGAGCAAGCTTGTAAGACAGAGGCATGGCTGTTGGTGCTGAGCACTGAGCTGCCAGGGCTGTTACTTGTGGCTGGGGGGCCAGGGACAGGCCTGCTTGCTCTGATGTCCCTGGGTGCTGGGAATGACAATGGGGCATTTCTGCTGCATGGCCTGGGAGGAACTGCCACTGCCCCCGCCGGAGCCGATGATGATTGTGTGGCCCGAGGAACTGCCACTGCCCCCACTGGAGCccccactgcagcagcatccagaggagccacctcctccacctccgGAGCTCACAACAATCTTCTGGCCAGATcctccactgctgctgctgtatcCTCCTCCCATGCCGTAGCCTGAGGAGCCCCCACCGCAGCACCCAGAGGATCCACCGCTGCTGCTTCCACCTCCGACAATTATGATCTTGCCTCCTGAAGAGCCACCACTGCTGGACCCTCCACCGCAGCACCCAGAGGAACCACCACTGCCTCCACCTCCAATAATGCTCTTTGATCCACCACTGCTATATCCTCCTCCCATGCCGTAGCCTGAGGAGCCCCCACCGCAGCACCCAGAGGATCCACCACTGCTGCTTCCACCTCCTACAACTATGATTTTGCCACCCGAAGACCCTCCGCTGCTGGATCCTCCACCGCAGCACCCAGAGGACCCTCCACTGCCTCCACCTCCAATAATGCTCTTTGATCCCGAAGAGCCACTGCTGCTATATCCTCCTCCCATGCCATAGCTAGAGGAGCCTCCACCACAGCATCCAGAGGACCCTCCACTGCCTCCACCTCCAATAATGCTCTTTGATCCTGAAGATCCACCACTGCTATATCCTCCTCCCATGCCAGAGCCTGAGGAGCCTCCACCACAACACCCAGAGGATCCACCGCTGCTGCTTCCACCTCCGACAATTATGATCTTGCCTCCTGATGATCCACCACTGCTGGACCCTCCACCGCAGCACCCAGAGGACCCTCCACTGCCTCCACCTCCAATAATGCTCTTTGATCCCGAAGAGCCACCGCTGCTGTACCCTCCTCCCATGCCATAACCAGAGGAGCCTCCACCACAGCAGGATCCCCCTCCTCCACTGCCGGAGCTCACAATGACCTGGGCAGAGCCCCCACTGCTGCCTCCACAGCAAGAGGAGCCCTGTGCCTGGtagctggaggagctgccccCGTGGCAGCACGAGCCCCCACTGTGGCACCCGCCGGACTGGGAGGACGTCTCATGGCAGCCTCCGGAGCTCTGTCGGGAGCACATCTTTGTACAGCAACTCTGCAAGGAAGATCATGCTTGTTACCCAAAGGAAGCCACTGTTGACACGgaccccaggcagcagcaccagtgtGCCACTGCAAGCAGAGCCTCTGGAGTCACCAAATGCCCTTTCCTTTATGTACTTTGTTATCCATCCATCCCAATCACACATAAAGCCTTTTGCTGACAGTAGAGACCCTATAGCTAATCAGCTGTTATTTTAGAGTCTTTTATCTCATAGATATTCCATCTAGATCTCTATCCTCCTGGAACACTATTTCCAGTATCATGGGATGATCCTGCTTCTGGTGATATCCACAAAAAGCTTAAATTCACCAAAGCAACCTTCCTGACCTTCAAGCCACCACCCATCAGGCATACTCcaccaaaacatttctgttttgtaagcACAAATATTCGAGAAACATTGCTCCCTTCAGCAGAAATGGACTTACCCTTCCCTGTTCTGGCAacacagagagcagagcaaagctgAGCGAATGGAGCACCTGGGAGACTCAGCAACCTTTATACCATTTCTAGTTTTCCTAATTGGGATGTGAGGCATCCAGAGGAATGGCGATGGGTggatttacaaaacaaactgtTCTCCATCAACCTACTTGTCCTGAGTCATTGAATCAGATCGATGCCTCTCTGGTGCATCACTTCCTAGGCTACTTGAAGTCTGGCCGTGGATATCATGTGAGCTCTGCCCTGTGGTTGAGGGCGAAGGCtagggctgtggggctgcagctaGAGCCCCCCACCCCTGCTGGGAGAGGCTGATAGGGTGGCGGGTGGCAGCTGAAGTGACACTGTGTTTATTGAACATGATGGGCTATGGAGATGCccaagggaaaggagagagctGCATTGGGTAGGACTGCAGCCATGAGGCAGCAGAGGGGGGCAGAAGGTTCCCCATGACTGGACCACCCCAGCATGCCCGTCCTGCCTGCATTGTGATGTCCCTTGCAGGAGGGGACGCTGCCCCTTGCAGGTGGGGTGAAGACATCCAGCCAGGTGCTTGGGGCAGGGGTCCTGGCTTCAGTCCCTGCCTGCCCATTGGTGCAGCTGGCTGGACTCCTCGCATCCTGATTGGTGAAATCTGGGTGCCCTGGGTTCTGACTGGTGCAAGCTGGATGCTCTGGGTGCTGATTGGTGCAGGCTGGATCCCCTggatggggcaggcaggggatgGGGTACTCCTGTGCCAGCCTGGGCTGTGGTGGccgagctgggtgctggggctgaagatgggacagcagcagggacacctcgCTTTCACCTCGGTTCCCCAGCACCTCTTGCTCTGATATTTACCCTCAAgggctatttttcttttaaatgttaactTGCCAGCCTGTTCGAAGTAATGGTAAATGGGAGTGGAgaggctgagctgcctgccagaagAATTAAATGTTACTGTTTATTTCCATTCCATATTGCAACTGCTAATTGCCAGAATATACCACATCAAAGAAAGCACTTCCCATAGGGAAACTCCCAATGAAGACTCATACCTGGAGCGATGTTTTACTCCTGCATGAATGAGGAGCTCCCTACTTGCTCCAGGCTCAACAAACTCCACCCTTGGAGGGGCTGCCTGCAGTCCcgcccctgctgctggctgcaccagggggtcagagctggagctggagttTGACAGacccctcctttctctctcagcagctgcttggtGCATCTGTGAGCACTGAGAGCTCCTTCACTGTGCACGTGCAGGGGGCTCAGCCTCACACCTGTAATGCTGCCTTGCAATTCTTTGTGCTACAGGATAAGAGTTTTTGCATCTTTCCTCTCCTAACTTATCTACACCTTCCTCTGGCATTTCATGGTAGCTGGGTGAGGTAGAGAGACTGCTTGCAATATTTAACTTTGTGGGACCTTGTCTGATGGGTCAGGGTCAGGTGTATCAATTGACATTAAAAGATGacctgaaatatttacagaatccAAGATCTCTTTTACAGTGGGTGTTCAATGCACTTGTACTCTGGAGTTTTATTACAACATCacctcagaagaaaattatcataagggaaataatgcaaaatacatggtgtaaaacaaaatccaacCACTTAGACACTGAAGCTCTCTAGAGCGGCAGGTTTTATTATCTTGTGCAAGTGTTAGAAAGTTGAGGCAGAAAATGGACATATCAAACAACCTGCATGAAGGTGCAAGTTACTGATACACACCACCAGAGGTTCTGGTCAGCTGGAGAGGTGAAGAGAAATATTccaatgaagaggaagaaggaaccACACGAGTATTCTTACATTtaatagagaaagaaataaatgtgacGTTTATATTCTGGGCTTTCTTGTTACAAAGTTCTCTTCTAAAGCCACTACTTATGTTTAGTCTGTGGTGGCCAGGAGATTGGTTGGGTTTGCTGCTGAATGGACATACCCCCAGAGCTCGATGaaccacctccaccaccacctcctccaaaAGAAGAGGAACCCTGGCTCTGTCCAGAACCACCTCCTCCAATAATACAGATGGATCCTTGGCCCTGGTGGCCAgaaccacctcctcctcctccaccacctccacctccaccaaTAATGCAGATGGGTCCTTGGCCTTGGTGGCCAGAaccacctcctccacctcctcctccacctaTGCAGATGGGTCCCTGACTCTGGTGGCCAGAaccacctcctccacctccacctccaccaaTAATGCAGACAGGTCCTTGGCCTTGGTGGCCAgacccacctcctccacctcctccacctcctcctcctcctccaccaatGCAGATGGGTCCTTGGCCTTGGTGGCCAgaaccacctcctcctcctccacctccaccaaTAATGCAGACGGGTATTTGGCCTTGGTGGCCAgaaccaccacctcctcctcctccgccacCTCCACCAATAATGCAGACAGGTCCTTGGCCTTGGTGGCCAgacccacctcctccacctcctcctcctcctccacctaTGCAGATGGGTCCTTGGCTCTGGTGGCTGGAaccacctcctccacctcctcctccacctccaccaaTAATGCAGATTGGTCCTTGGCCTTGGTGGCCAgacccacctcctccacctcctcctcctcctcctcctccacttaTGCAGATGGGTCCTTGGCCCTGGTGGCCAgaaccacctcctcctcctcctccaccaatAATGCAGATGGGTCCTTGGCTCTGGTGGCCAGAaccacctcctccacctccacctccacctcctccacctccaccacctccaccacctccaccacctccaccaaTAATGCAGACAGGTCCTTGGCCCTGGTGGCTAgaaccaccacctcctccttttcctcctcctcctccaccaatGCAGATGGGTCCTTGGCTCTGGTGGCCAgaaccacctcctcctcctcctccaccgcctcctcctccacctccaccaaTGATGCAGATGGATCCCTGGCCCTGGTGACCAgaaccaccacctcctcctcctccacctccttttcctcctcctcctccaccaatGCAGATTGGTCCTTGGCTCTGGTGGCCAgaaccaccacctcctcctcctcctcctcctcctcctcctcctcctcctcctcctccaccaatGCAGATGGGTCCCTGACTCTGGTGGCCAgaaccacctcctcctccaccaaTAATGCAGATGGATCCCTGGCCCTGGTGGCCAGAaccacctccacctcctccacccATGCTGCCACTTCCAATGCAGATGGAGCCTTGGCTTTGGTGGCTGTaacctcctccacctccaccacTGCCACCGCCGCCTCCTCCAATAATGCAGATGGGTTCCTGTCCTTGGTGGCCTGACCCACCGCCACCACCACTTCCACCGCTGATGGATCCTTGGCTCTGGTGGCCTGAagatcctcctcctccacctcctcctccaaagGAAGATGATGATATGTGGGTCTGGTAGATAGCACCACCACCGCTTCCTCCACTGTGGCAGGACGATCCCTGGGTCTGGTATCCTATAGAGCCTCCACCCCCACTGGAGTGGCAggatcctcctccaccaccaccatggCATGaacttcctcctccaccaccaccatggCATGaacttcctcctccaccaccgccATGGCATCCACCAGACTGCTCAGAGATCCCTTGTCCGTCGCCCTTCTGCTGATGGGAGCCCATCGTTGCAGACACCAGAGAGCCctccaagagaaagaaaaacaggccTTAGCaaatgcagagagaagaaaacttgtGTTACtgtccctccccttccccctccaaAGTCAGACTGATTGATGAAAAtatctcctcttccctttctgcccCCCAGCCACCACTGATAGCTAATGCAAAAGGGAACTGCCATCCTCAGAAATGTATAACtcaaaaaagaaaccagaaaggGTCTGGGAAGTTTTCAGCTTATTCCATATCCCTT from Aythya fuligula isolate bAytFul2 chromosome 28, bAytFul2.pri, whole genome shotgun sequence encodes the following:
- the LOC116499528 gene encoding loricrin-like, which codes for MGSHQQKGDGQGISEQSGGCHGGGGGGSSCHGGGGGGSSCHGGGGGGSCHSSGGGGSIGYQTQGSSCHSGGSGGGAIYQTHISSSSFGGGGGGGGSSGHQSQGSISGGSGGGGGARDPSASLVEVEEEAVEEEEEVVLATRAKDPSALVEEEEEKEEVVVLATRAKDLSALLVEVVEVEEEEEVEEVGLATKAKDLSALLVEVAEEEEVVVLATKAKYPSALLVEVEEEEVVLATKAKDPSALVEEEEEVEEVEEVEEEVEEVVLATKAKDPSALLVEVEVVEEEEVVLATRAKDPSVLLEEVVLDRARVPLLLEEVVVEVVHRALGSCCTKMCSRQSSGGCHETSSQSGGCHSGGSCCHGGSSSSYQAQGSSCCGGSSGGSAQVIVSSGSGGGGSCCGGGSSGYGMGGGYSSGGSSGSKSIIGGGGSGGSSGCCGGGSSSGGSSGGKIIIVGGGSSSGGSSGCCGGGSSGSGMGGGYSSGGSSGSKSIIGGGGSGGSSGCCGGGSSSYGMGGGYSSSGSSGSKSIIGGGGSGGSSGCCGGGSSSGGSSGGKIIVVGGGSSSGGSSGCCGGGSSGYGMGGGYSSGGSKSIIGGGGSGGSSGCCGGGSSSGGSSGGKIIIVGGGSSSGGSSGCCGGGSSGYGMGGGYSSSSGGSGQKIVVSSGGGGGGSSGCCCSGGSSGGSGSSSGHTIIIGSGGGSGSSSQAMQQKCPIVIPSTQGHQSKQACPWPPSHK